The following coding sequences lie in one Xanthomonas hyacinthi genomic window:
- a CDS encoding lytic murein transglycosylase, protein MMRFAWALLLAAPCAAAQTLPAPPPAPAPDPAFVGCLSTLRAAAARSGVAATAFDRFTAGVQPDMSVLPLLDAQPEFTTPIWDYLAGLVDTQRVADGRAMLATHRELLAQVAQQYGVDAETVVAVWGVESDYGRVSGKRPLLVSLLTLACNGRRQPFFRGELFALLKLLQAGDLQPDGLTGSWAGAFGHTQFMPSTYARVAVDGDGDGRRDLVASIPDALASTANYLKLAGWQSWQPWGMEVKLPAGFDPALAGRTQRRPLSDWRTRGVTATDGSALELPTLAPQTPAAVLIPAGTQGPAFLVFRNYDAIYAYNAAESYALAIALLSDQLRGKPGLARAWPTDDPGLGRPERRELQTLLLARGHAIGQADGMIGSASRRAIQAEQLRLGLQPADGRAGQRILDALRREAPGFPAAAPAAPTTPTTPTPAPAPSTPFGGKPATAFRVPARYPAFVQSPAPRSITPMSEIPGLSTGDFHGYPSLLVETPHSTAAISLFGGQLLSFVPKGGTEVMWLSPSAQPTPTPIRGGTPVCWPYFGRQGQPDDVPAHGFVRTVPWQLQDARREADGSMLLTLAPPDFDDLPLRLRMQLRIGATLEQRLITDNVGREPARFTQALHNYFHVADATQVRVQGLDGLDYLDKFENYATPHRQHGDWSLQDPRDPGRSDRIYTGAGGRYTLLDPGLQRRIQIATAGSRTLVAWNPGEAGAQKMLDVGAHWRQFVCLEAANAGPEVIELAAGAQHVLQQTIAVAPL, encoded by the coding sequence ATGATGCGTTTCGCCTGGGCCTTGCTGCTGGCCGCGCCCTGCGCCGCCGCGCAGACCCTGCCCGCGCCGCCGCCGGCGCCGGCGCCGGACCCCGCGTTCGTCGGTTGCCTGTCCACGCTGCGCGCCGCCGCCGCCAGGAGCGGCGTGGCCGCCACCGCGTTCGACCGCTTCACCGCTGGCGTGCAGCCGGACATGAGCGTGTTGCCGCTGCTCGACGCGCAGCCCGAATTCACCACGCCGATCTGGGACTACCTGGCCGGGCTGGTGGACACGCAGCGCGTCGCCGACGGCCGCGCGATGCTGGCCACCCACCGCGAGTTGCTCGCCCAAGTGGCGCAGCAGTACGGCGTGGACGCGGAAACCGTGGTCGCGGTGTGGGGCGTGGAGAGCGACTACGGCCGCGTCTCCGGCAAGCGCCCGCTGCTGGTGTCGCTGCTGACCCTGGCGTGCAACGGCCGCCGCCAGCCGTTCTTCCGCGGCGAACTGTTCGCGCTACTGAAGCTGCTGCAGGCCGGCGACCTGCAGCCCGACGGCCTGACCGGCTCCTGGGCCGGCGCGTTCGGGCATACCCAGTTCATGCCCAGCACCTATGCCCGCGTTGCCGTCGATGGCGATGGCGACGGCCGCCGCGACCTGGTCGCCAGCATTCCCGATGCGCTGGCGTCCACCGCCAACTACCTGAAGCTGGCCGGCTGGCAGAGCTGGCAGCCGTGGGGCATGGAGGTGAAGCTGCCGGCCGGCTTCGATCCGGCCCTGGCCGGGCGCACCCAGCGCCGGCCGCTGTCCGACTGGCGCACGCGCGGCGTGACCGCCACCGACGGCAGCGCGCTGGAACTGCCCACGCTGGCGCCGCAGACCCCGGCCGCGGTGCTGATCCCGGCCGGCACGCAAGGCCCGGCGTTCCTGGTGTTCCGCAACTACGACGCGATCTACGCCTACAACGCCGCCGAAAGCTATGCGCTGGCGATCGCGCTGCTGTCCGACCAGCTGCGCGGCAAGCCCGGCCTGGCCCGCGCCTGGCCCACCGACGACCCCGGCCTGGGCCGTCCGGAGCGGCGCGAACTGCAGACCCTGCTGCTGGCGCGCGGCCACGCCATCGGCCAGGCCGACGGCATGATCGGCAGCGCCAGCCGCCGCGCGATCCAGGCCGAGCAGCTGCGCCTGGGCCTGCAGCCGGCCGACGGCCGCGCCGGGCAGCGCATCCTCGACGCGCTGCGCCGCGAGGCGCCCGGCTTTCCAGCCGCCGCACCCGCCGCACCGACCACGCCGACCACGCCGACGCCAGCACCCGCACCATCCACGCCGTTCGGCGGCAAGCCCGCCACCGCGTTCCGCGTGCCGGCGCGCTACCCGGCCTTCGTCCAATCCCCCGCGCCACGGAGCATCACCCCCATGTCCGAGATTCCCGGCCTGAGCACAGGCGATTTCCACGGCTACCCCTCGCTGCTGGTGGAGACTCCTCACTCCACCGCCGCGATCAGCCTGTTCGGCGGCCAGTTGCTGTCGTTCGTGCCCAAGGGCGGCACCGAAGTGATGTGGCTGTCGCCGAGCGCGCAGCCCACGCCGACCCCGATCCGCGGCGGCACCCCGGTGTGCTGGCCGTACTTCGGCCGCCAGGGACAACCCGACGACGTGCCGGCGCACGGCTTCGTACGCACCGTGCCGTGGCAACTGCAGGACGCGCGCCGCGAGGCCGACGGCAGCATGCTGCTGACCCTGGCGCCGCCGGACTTCGACGACCTGCCGCTGCGCCTGCGCATGCAACTGCGCATCGGCGCGACCCTGGAGCAGCGCCTGATCACCGACAACGTCGGCCGCGAACCTGCGCGCTTCACCCAGGCGCTGCACAACTACTTCCACGTCGCCGACGCCACCCAGGTGCGGGTGCAGGGCCTGGACGGGCTCGACTACCTGGACAAGTTCGAAAACTACGCCACGCCGCACCGCCAGCACGGCGACTGGAGCCTGCAGGACCCGCGCGACCCGGGCCGCAGCGACCGCATCTACACCGGCGCCGGCGGCCGCTACACGCTGCTCGACCCGGGTCTGCAGCGCCGCATCCAGATCGCCACCGCCGGCAGCCGCACCCTGGTGGCCTGGAATCCTGGCGAAGCCGGCGCACAGAAGATGCTCGACGTCGGCGCCCACTGGCGCCAGTTCGTGTGCCTGGAAGCGGCCAACGCCGGCCCCGAGGTGATCGAACTGGCCGCCGGCGCGCAGCACGTGCTGCAGCAGACCATCGCGGTCGCGCCGCTGTGA
- a CDS encoding GGDEF domain-containing protein: MSFVLSALFARWRRWRGGGRAFLSGCLLLACAAAAAAPAPVLQGAWRPVAAADRGAAPSRADPALRRFDPARLTALRGGDAGAWVLLWPAQGQWPPPPWVLEVPSPALQRVTLLAPVVGAAPQQRGLMRDDPQALPGNGRLGFRIEALPGAGQPLRLWLDQRGVMPASLRFQLRSESDYLRQDGRWLVIASLSFAIMLSMAAMALVFAWRLREATFLYYAVYVLGYGLVMALETGYVVHPLGLEATGQAARFWGRLGTTTSIVAAVLFLERFADLPQYLPRARRWLRGYAALVLLIGLPALLPLPWLDALGRTLVNPLLILGGPLLIGIAVAAAWRGSRYAGLFLLGWTPLLLVTVCSSLQGFGVAANWTWSEEAALAAGAFEALVLSLGLAERSTSLRRDRDQARQLADLDPLTGLLNRRAWHERLSALKQAMRRRRQPLALMFLDVDHFKRLNDRYGHRAGDDGLRALAQALREELRSDDLVGRYGGEEFVIALPGTDAAQATPIAERIRERFREQAALAFPDLQPTVSIGVVQLRPGDDANDLVQRADEALYAAKSAGRNRVVAVH, from the coding sequence ATGTCTTTCGTGTTGAGCGCGCTCTTCGCCCGGTGGCGCCGCTGGCGCGGCGGCGGCCGGGCATTCCTGTCGGGCTGCCTGCTGCTCGCCTGCGCCGCCGCCGCGGCGGCACCTGCGCCGGTGCTGCAAGGCGCCTGGCGCCCGGTCGCCGCCGCCGACCGCGGCGCGGCGCCATCGCGCGCCGATCCGGCGCTGCGCCGTTTCGATCCGGCGCGGCTGACCGCGCTGCGCGGCGGCGATGCCGGTGCCTGGGTGCTGCTGTGGCCGGCGCAGGGGCAGTGGCCGCCGCCGCCGTGGGTGCTGGAAGTGCCCAGCCCGGCGCTGCAGCGGGTCACCCTGCTGGCACCGGTCGTTGGCGCGGCGCCGCAGCAGCGCGGGTTGATGCGCGACGACCCGCAGGCGCTGCCCGGCAATGGCCGCCTGGGTTTCCGCATCGAGGCGCTGCCGGGGGCCGGGCAGCCGCTGCGGCTGTGGCTGGACCAGCGCGGGGTCATGCCCGCTTCGCTGCGCTTCCAGCTGCGCAGCGAGTCCGACTACCTGCGCCAGGACGGCCGCTGGCTGGTGATCGCCAGCCTGAGCTTCGCGATCATGCTGAGCATGGCGGCGATGGCGCTGGTGTTCGCCTGGCGCCTGCGCGAGGCGACGTTCCTGTACTACGCCGTCTACGTGCTCGGCTACGGCCTGGTGATGGCGCTGGAAACCGGCTATGTGGTGCATCCGCTGGGGCTGGAGGCGACCGGCCAGGCCGCGCGGTTCTGGGGCCGGCTGGGCACCACCACCTCGATCGTGGCCGCGGTGCTGTTCCTGGAACGCTTCGCCGACTTGCCGCAGTACCTGCCGCGCGCGCGACGCTGGCTGCGCGGGTATGCGGCGCTGGTCCTGCTGATCGGGTTGCCGGCGCTGCTGCCGCTGCCATGGCTGGACGCGCTCGGCCGCACCCTGGTCAACCCGCTGCTGATCCTCGGCGGGCCGTTGCTGATCGGCATCGCCGTGGCGGCGGCGTGGCGCGGCTCGCGCTATGCCGGGCTGTTCCTGCTCGGCTGGACGCCGCTGCTGCTGGTCACCGTCTGCAGCAGCTTGCAGGGCTTCGGCGTGGCGGCGAACTGGACCTGGAGCGAGGAAGCCGCACTGGCCGCCGGCGCGTTCGAGGCGCTGGTGCTGTCGCTGGGCCTGGCCGAGCGCAGCACCTCGCTGCGCCGCGACCGCGACCAGGCGCGGCAGCTGGCCGATCTGGATCCGCTGACCGGCCTGCTCAACCGCCGCGCCTGGCACGAGCGCCTGAGCGCGCTGAAGCAGGCCATGCGCCGCCGGCGCCAGCCGTTGGCGCTGATGTTCCTGGACGTGGACCACTTCAAGCGGCTCAACGACCGCTATGGCCACCGCGCCGGCGACGACGGCCTGCGCGCGCTGGCCCAGGCGCTGCGCGAAGAACTGCGCAGCGACGACCTGGTCGGCCGCTACGGCGGCGAGGAGTTCGTGATCGCCTTGCCCGGCACCGATGCGGCGCAGGCCACCCCGATCGCCGAGCGCATCCGCGAACGCTTCCGCGAGCAGGCCGCGCTGGCCTTTCCCGACCTGCAGCCGACGGTGAGCATCGGCGTGGTCCAGCTGCGGCCCGGCGACGATGCCAACGACCTGGTGCAGCGCGCCGACGAGGCGCTGTACGCGGCCAAGAGCGCAGGCCGCAACCGCGTGGTCGCCGTGCATTGA